ACTCGATGAAGGAGGCCCTCAACTCCGGTCTGCCGCTGAAGGAACCGGAGGTCGTCGACCAGCTGGTCCCCGACCTCGAAGACGAAGTGCTGGACATCAACATGGTCCAGCGGATGACCGACTCCGGCCGCCGGGTGAAGTTCCGGTGTGTCGTCGTCGTGGGCAACCGCGACGGCCTCGTCGGCTACGCCGAGGGGCGTGACGACCAGGTCGGCGGTGCGATCCAGAAGGCGATCGACATCGGCAAGCTGAACCTGATCGACGTCTCCCGTGGCTGCGGGTCCTGGGAGTGTGGCTGTGGGCGACCCCACACCGTCGCGCTCCGGACGACCGGCAAGGCGGGCAGCGTCGAGGTCGAGCTCCAGCCGGCCCCGCGCGGGCTGGGACTGGCGGGCGGGGAGACCGTCCGGCACGTTCTCGAACTCGCCGGGATCGAAGACATCTGGACCCGTTCCTCGGGGAACACCCGGACCACGGTCAACTTCGCGAAGGCGACGTTCAACGCCCTGCAGAACACGGCCGAGGCCCGCGTGCCCCAGCGAACGATGGAGAAACGAGAGGTGATCGAGTGATGCAGGCGCTCGTCCAGATCCGCGGTGACGTGAACATGGCCGAGGACGTCAGCGACACGCTGGAGATGCTGAACGTCCACGACGTGAACCACTGCACGCTGGTGCCGGAGACCGACGCCTACCGCGGGATGATCCACAAGGTCAACGACTACGTCGCCTACGGCGAACCCAGTCAGGCGACCGTCGAGACGCTACTGCAGACGCGAGGCGAACCCCTCGAGGGCGACGCCGACATCGACGACGAGTGGGTCGCCGAGAACACGGACTACGACGCCATCGACGGCCTCGCCTTCGCGCTGATCGCCGAGGAGACGACGCTGCGCGAGCAGGGTCTGGCACCGGTGCTCCGACTGCACCCGCCCCGTGGCGGTCACGACGGCCTGAAGGGCCCGGCGTCCACGGACGGACAGCTCGGCAAACACACAACTGAGGAGATCGACGATCTCCTCACAGCGATGCGATAACAATGACGAGCAAAAAGAAACGACAGCGCGGCTCGCGGACGCACGGCGGCGGCAGTCACAAGAACCGTCGTGGCGCGGGTCACCGCGGTGGCCGCGGTCGCGCCGGTCGTGACAAACACGAGTTCCACAACTACGAACCGCTCGGCAAGTCCGGGTTCAAGCGCCCCCAGAAGCTCAAAGAGGAGATCGCGGAGATCGACCTCCGCGAACTCGACGAGGACGCCGCGCTACTGGCGGCCGACGGCGTTGCCGAAGAGACCGACGGCGGCTTCCGGATCGACGTGCGGGACGTCGTCGAGGACGGCCACGAGGTCGACGCGGTGAAGGTCCTCGGCGGCGGGCAGGTCCGCAACGAACTGACCGTCCTCGCGGACGACTTCTCCGAGTCGGCCCGGGAACTGCTCGAATCGGCCGGTGGCAGCGCGGAGCTCACCGAACGCGGCGAGAAACGACAGGCCGAACGCGAAGACGAATCCGATAAGGATACAAGCGAGGAAGAAGGGTCCGCGTAGTATGGGTTGGAAAGAAACCGCCGAACCGGTACTCACCCGCATGCCCTCAGTGGCACGGCCGGAGGGCCACGTTCCGTTCAAACGGAAGCTGGCCTGGACGGCCGGCGTGCTGGTGTTGTATTTTTTCCTGACGAACGTCTACCTGTACGGACTGGGCACAGCAGGCGGCGACATCTTCGGGCGCTTCCGCTCGATCCTCGCCGGCGGGCAGGGGACGATCCTCCAGCTTGGGATCGGTCCCATCGTCACCGCATCCATCGTCCTGCAGTTGCTCGGCGGTGCGGACTTGCTGGGACTGGACACCCAGAACAACCCCCGTGACCAGGTGCTCTACCAGGGTCTCCAGAAGCTGCTGGTGATCGTGATGTGTATCCTGACGGGGCTACCGATGGTCTTCGCCGGCAACTTCCTGCCCGCGAGCCCGCAGGTCGCACAGAGCCTCGGAATCGGGCTCGCCGGTGTGAAGATGCTGATCTTCGCCCAGGTGTTCATGGGCGGGATCCTCATCCTCTACATGGACGAGGTCATCTCGAAGTGGGGCGTCGGCTCCGGTGTCGGTCTGTTCATCGTCGCCGGTGTCAGCCAGCGCCTCATCGGCGGTTTCTTCGCCCTGCCCGGAATCGGCTCGGAACAGGTCGGGTTCTTCCCGTCCTGGATCCTGATCGCGATCGGCGAACAGCCGATCGGGTCGCTGTTCGGCTCGGGGCTCCAGCAGGTGCTCATGAGCTCGCAATTCGGCCTGATCCGGCTGGCGACGACGATCTTCATCTTCGTGGTGGTCGTCTACGCCGAGTCGGTGCGCGTCGAGATTCCGCTGTCGAACGCACGGGTCAAGGGCGCGCGCGGTCGCTTCCCGGTGAAGCTGATCTACGCGAGCGTCCTGCCGATGATCCTCGTGCGTGCGCTGCAGGCGAACCTCCAGTTCCTGGGGCGGATCCTGAACGCACAGCTCGGAGCGGGGATGCCGGCCTGGCTCGGCACGTACTCGGAGTCCCAGCCCACCGGCGGGCTGTTCTACTACATGGCGCCGATTCAGCGCCCGGGTGACTGGATCCCGGCGCTCGGTCAGACCACTGCGGAACTCTGGCAGATCGCGATCCGCGTCTCCGTCGACCTGACGTTCATGGTCATCGGTGGCGCGATCTTCGCGATCTTCTGGGTCGAGACGACCGACATGGGCCCCGAAGCGACGGCCCAGCAGATCCACGGCTCCGGGATGCAGATCCCCGGCTTCCGGCAGAACCCCGGCGTCATCGAGAAGGTTCTGGAGCGGTACATCCCCCAGGTCACCGTCATCGGCGGCGCGCTTGTCGGCCTGCTGGCCGTGATGGCCAACATGCTCGGCACCATCGGTGGTGTCGGTGGGACCGGCCTGCTGCTGACGGTCTCCATCACGTACAAGCTGTACGAGGAGATCGCAGAAGAGCAGCTCATGGAGATGCACCCCATGATGCGCCAGATGTTCGGCTAACACCGGGCACCCGTTCTTCTCTC
This Halorientalis sp. IM1011 DNA region includes the following protein-coding sequences:
- a CDS encoding 30S ribosomal protein S5, with translation MSNGWEPRTRLGRKVQEGEIDSMKEALNSGLPLKEPEVVDQLVPDLEDEVLDINMVQRMTDSGRRVKFRCVVVVGNRDGLVGYAEGRDDQVGGAIQKAIDIGKLNLIDVSRGCGSWECGCGRPHTVALRTTGKAGSVEVELQPAPRGLGLAGGETVRHVLELAGIEDIWTRSSGNTRTTVNFAKATFNALQNTAEARVPQRTMEKREVIE
- the rpmD gene encoding 50S ribosomal protein L30 — translated: MQALVQIRGDVNMAEDVSDTLEMLNVHDVNHCTLVPETDAYRGMIHKVNDYVAYGEPSQATVETLLQTRGEPLEGDADIDDEWVAENTDYDAIDGLAFALIAEETTLREQGLAPVLRLHPPRGGHDGLKGPASTDGQLGKHTTEEIDDLLTAMR
- a CDS encoding uL15m family ribosomal protein — protein: MTSKKKRQRGSRTHGGGSHKNRRGAGHRGGRGRAGRDKHEFHNYEPLGKSGFKRPQKLKEEIAEIDLRELDEDAALLAADGVAEETDGGFRIDVRDVVEDGHEVDAVKVLGGGQVRNELTVLADDFSESARELLESAGGSAELTERGEKRQAEREDESDKDTSEEEGSA
- the secY gene encoding preprotein translocase subunit SecY; the protein is MGWKETAEPVLTRMPSVARPEGHVPFKRKLAWTAGVLVLYFFLTNVYLYGLGTAGGDIFGRFRSILAGGQGTILQLGIGPIVTASIVLQLLGGADLLGLDTQNNPRDQVLYQGLQKLLVIVMCILTGLPMVFAGNFLPASPQVAQSLGIGLAGVKMLIFAQVFMGGILILYMDEVISKWGVGSGVGLFIVAGVSQRLIGGFFALPGIGSEQVGFFPSWILIAIGEQPIGSLFGSGLQQVLMSSQFGLIRLATTIFIFVVVVYAESVRVEIPLSNARVKGARGRFPVKLIYASVLPMILVRALQANLQFLGRILNAQLGAGMPAWLGTYSESQPTGGLFYYMAPIQRPGDWIPALGQTTAELWQIAIRVSVDLTFMVIGGAIFAIFWVETTDMGPEATAQQIHGSGMQIPGFRQNPGVIEKVLERYIPQVTVIGGALVGLLAVMANMLGTIGGVGGTGLLLTVSITYKLYEEIAEEQLMEMHPMMRQMFG